A region from the Pelobates fuscus isolate aPelFus1 chromosome 3, aPelFus1.pri, whole genome shotgun sequence genome encodes:
- the LOC134601821 gene encoding histone H1B-like, whose translation MAETAPAVEIDSKKKQPKKASSAKKAAKPSGPSVSELLVKAVSASKERSGVSLAALKKALTAAGYDVEKNNSRLKLALKGLVTKETLVQVKGSGASGSFKLNKKQAESKDKAAKPKKAPAKVKKPAPKKASKSPAKAKKVAAKSPKKAKKPAVSAKKATKSPKKVKAAKPKKAVKSPAKKATKSPAKKAAKPKAAKSPAKAKKAAPKKK comes from the coding sequence ATGGCTGAAACTGCTCCTGCGGTTGAAATCGACTCCAAGAAGAAGCAGCCCAAGAAGGCATCCAGCGCCAAGAAAGCCGCCAAGCCGTCCGGTCCCAGCGTGTCCGAACTCCTTGTTAAAGCTGTGTCCGCCTCTAAAGAGCGCAGCGGGGTGTCCCTGGCAGCCCTGAAGAAGGCTTTGACCGCCGCTGGTTACGATGTGGAGAAAAATAACAGCCGCCTCAAGCTGGCTCTCAAGGGCTTGGTGACTAAAGAGACTCTCGTCCAGGTCAAAGGTAGCGGAGCCTCCGGCTCCTTCAAGCTCAACAAGAAGCAGGCGGAGAGCAAAGACAAGGCTGCAAAACCCAAGAAGGCACCGGCTAAAGTCAAGAAGCCCGCCCCAAAGAAAGCCTCCAAGTCTCCGGCTAAAGCCAAGAAGGTAGCCGCGAAGAGCCCGAAGAAGGCCAAGAAGCCGGCAGTCTCCGCTAAAAAAGCCACCAAGAGCCCCAAGAAAGTCAAAGCCGCCAAGCCCAAGAAGGCAGTGAAGAGTCCGGCTAAAAAAGCAACAAAGAGCCCGGCTAAAAAGGCAGCCAAGCCCAAAGCCGCTAAGAGTCCAGCAAAGGCTAAAAAGGCAGCTCCCAAGAAGAAATAA
- the LOC134603338 gene encoding histone H4 yields MSGRGKGGKGLGKGGAKRHRKVLRDNIQGITKPAIRRLARRGGVKRISGLIYEETRGVLKVFLENVIRDAVTYTEHAKRKTVTAMDVVYALKRQGRTLYGFGG; encoded by the coding sequence AAGAGGCAAAGGCGGAAAGGGTCTCGGGAAAGGTGGCGCTAAGCGTCACAGGAAGGTTCTCCGTGATAATATCCAGGGTATTACCAAGCCTGCAATTCGCCGCTTGGCTCGCAGAGGAGGTGTCAAGCGAATCTCCGGTCTCATCTATGAGGAAACCCGCGGAGTGCTCAAGGTCTTCTTGGAGAATGTCATCCGCGACGCTGTCACGTACACCGAGCATGCCAAGAGGAAGACTGTGACCGCCATGGATGTAGTCTACGCTCTTAAGCGCCAGGGCCGCACTCTTTATGGCTTCGGAGGTTAA
- the LOC134603337 gene encoding histone H2B-like — protein sequence MPDPAKSAPAAKKGSKKAVTKTQKKDGKKRRKTRKESYAIYVYKVLKQVHPDTGISSKAMGIMNSFVNDIFERIAGEASRLAHYNKRSTITSREIQTAVRLLLPGELAKHAVSEGTKAVTKYTSAK from the coding sequence ATGCCTGATCCAGCCAAGTCTGCACCAGCCGCCAAGAAAGGCTCTAAGAAAGCCGTGACCAAGACTCAGAAGAAAGATGGCAAGAAGCGTAGGAAGACCAGGAAGGAGAGCTATGCCatctacgtgtacaaggtgctgaaGCAGGTCCACCCCGACACCGGTATCTCCTCCAAGGCCATGGGGATCATGAACTCCTTTGTTAATGATATCTTTGAGCGCATCGCAGGAGAAGCCTCTCGCCTGGCTCACTACAACAAGCGCTCCACCATCACTTCCCGGGAGATCCAGACCGCCGTGCGCCTGCTGCTACCCGGAGAGCTGGCAAAGCACGCCGTGTCCGAGGGCACCAAGGCTGTCACCaagtacaccagcgccaagtaa
- the LOC134603336 gene encoding histone H2A type 2-C, with protein MSGRGKQGGKTRAKAKTRSSRAGLQFPVGRVHRLLRKGNYAERVGAGAPVYLAAVLEYLTAEILELAGNAARDNKKTRIIPRHLQLAVRNDEELNKLLGGVTIAQGGVLPNIQAVLLPKKTESHKSKSK; from the coding sequence ATGTCAGGCCGAGGAAAGCAAGGAGGAAAGACCCGTGCAAAGGCGAAGACTCGCTCATCCCGAgctggccttcagttcccagtcgGCAGAGTCCATCGTCTGCTGAGGAAGGGGAATTATGCAGAGCGGGTGGGAGCCGGTGCCCCCGtctatctggctgcagtgctggagtacCTGACCGCTGAGATCCTGGAGCTGGCAGGCAATGCCGCCAGAGATAACAAGAAAACCCGCATCATTCCCCGCCATCTCCAGCTCGCTGTCCGTAACGACGAAGAGCTCAACaaactgctgggaggagtgactatcgCACAGGGAGGTGTCCTGCCCAACATCCAGgctgtgctgctgcccaagaaAACCGAGAGCCACAAGTCAAAGAGCAAGTAA